The Planctomycetota bacterium genome window below encodes:
- a CDS encoding BON domain-containing protein, translating to MRRLFLGMALSALAGLAPSGAMAADPETAQRIAQALRSSGRLSDYSIGVQYEDGTAWISGRVASQEQMQQAVSLASELPYVKQVVPALEIRPTKNVAEAGQPSQPRSLKQSTMSFLGLNNKQPQPISEPATGQIVAHQESRARTAGQPTMAAAESNYSEPRDPLAGSGNAQFAPTNSRRFATAPVTRGPAGQGRANGQVQQTASNIQAVSTPATNAIRRVPQGAQQVPVQQTGIRHHGYVGGGPVPCATCNGGAGGGMGGGAYGGAGSMGGAGAMSDQAHMPNYAWPSYAAYPNYAAVTYPNQYSAAAWPYIGPFYPYPQVPLGWRKVTLEWDDGWWFLDFKDKHCHH from the coding sequence ATGCGACGCTTGTTCCTCGGCATGGCGCTCAGCGCTCTGGCCGGCCTCGCCCCAAGTGGTGCGATGGCAGCCGATCCGGAAACAGCTCAGCGTATTGCACAAGCGCTGCGCTCCAGTGGCCGGCTCTCGGATTACAGCATTGGAGTGCAATACGAAGACGGCACGGCCTGGATCAGCGGCCGCGTGGCCAGCCAGGAACAAATGCAGCAGGCCGTCTCGCTGGCCAGCGAACTGCCCTACGTCAAGCAAGTGGTGCCGGCCTTGGAAATTCGGCCGACCAAGAATGTGGCTGAAGCTGGCCAACCCAGCCAGCCGCGCTCGCTGAAGCAATCGACGATGAGTTTCCTGGGCCTGAACAACAAGCAGCCCCAGCCGATCAGCGAACCAGCCACTGGCCAGATCGTTGCTCACCAGGAATCGCGTGCTCGCACCGCTGGCCAGCCAACCATGGCTGCCGCCGAAAGCAACTACAGTGAGCCTCGCGACCCGTTGGCCGGCTCGGGTAACGCCCAGTTTGCTCCGACCAACTCGCGCCGCTTTGCCACCGCGCCGGTCACTCGTGGACCGGCCGGCCAAGGCCGTGCGAACGGCCAGGTGCAACAGACCGCTAGCAACATTCAAGCCGTGAGCACGCCGGCGACCAACGCGATTCGTCGCGTGCCGCAAGGGGCTCAGCAAGTTCCCGTCCAGCAGACCGGCATTCGCCACCACGGTTACGTGGGCGGCGGTCCAGTTCCCTGTGCCACCTGCAATGGTGGTGCTGGCGGCGGGATGGGTGGCGGCGCCTACGGTGGCGCGGGCTCGATGGGTGGCGCCGGCGCCATGTCCGACCAGGCCCACATGCCGAACTACGCCTGGCCGTCGTATGCCGCGTACCCGAACTACGCCGCGGTGACTTATCCGAACCAGTACTCGGCCGCCGCGTGGCCGTACATCGGACCGTTCTACCCGTATCCGCAAGTGCCGCTCGGCTGGCGCAAGGTCACGCTGGAATGGGACGACGGGTGGTGGTTCCTGGACTTCAAAGACAAGCACTGCCATCACTAA
- a CDS encoding MotA/TolQ/ExbB proton channel family protein, producing the protein MKSRQPTRNRRTDLIRYGVALALTLAILLANTGIGLADGAPGAAAADGAPGGSIPSKNLLEIIQAGGVLMIPIFFCSILTMVFTLERGLALRRSRVIPGPFVKRLLHQLREGQLDRDEALELCQENRSPVSEVFGAAIRKWGRPGVEVEQAVLDQGERTVNGLRKYVRVFNGVATISPLLGLLGTVFGMIRAFNEIASSDAMGRPELLAGGISEALITTAAGLCVAIPALACYLFFISRVDQLVMAIDSLGQDVVHIISAEGLQSTPTPKSSRSRREAA; encoded by the coding sequence ATGAAATCACGACAACCAACGCGCAACCGCCGCACGGATCTGATTCGCTACGGCGTGGCGCTGGCGCTGACGCTGGCGATCTTGCTGGCCAACACGGGTATCGGTCTGGCCGACGGGGCGCCGGGTGCCGCGGCCGCCGACGGTGCGCCAGGCGGCTCGATTCCATCGAAGAATCTGCTCGAGATCATCCAGGCCGGCGGCGTGCTGATGATTCCGATCTTCTTCTGTTCGATTCTGACGATGGTGTTCACGCTCGAACGAGGACTGGCCCTGCGCCGGTCGCGGGTCATTCCTGGCCCGTTCGTCAAGCGGCTGTTGCACCAATTGCGCGAAGGGCAGCTCGACCGGGACGAAGCCCTGGAACTGTGTCAGGAAAACCGCAGCCCGGTGTCCGAGGTGTTTGGCGCCGCGATTCGCAAGTGGGGTCGCCCAGGTGTGGAAGTTGAACAAGCGGTCCTCGATCAAGGGGAACGCACGGTCAACGGGCTGCGCAAATACGTCCGCGTATTCAACGGCGTGGCTACCATCAGCCCGCTTTTGGGTCTGCTAGGCACGGTATTTGGCATGATCCGCGCGTTCAACGAGATCGCCTCGTCCGACGCGATGGGACGGCCCGAATTGCTGGCCGGCGGTATCAGCGAAGCACTGATTACCACGGCTGCTGGTTTGTGCGTGGCGATTCCGGCCCTGGCTTGCTATCTGTTCTTCATCAGCCGCGTCGACCAGTTGGTCATGGCGATCGACTCGCTGGGACAAGACGTGGTCCACATCATCTCGGCCGAAGGGCTGCAAAGCACCCCCACGCCCAAAAGCAGCCGCTCGCGCCGCGAAGCCGCCTAG
- a CDS encoding tetratricopeptide repeat protein, with protein sequence MPANHRTIAIAILGWLLAALARADVAEDQYRVAAGHYEAHRWQLAWTEFQDFSQQFAAHRLADDARFFTGESLVQLRRWDEAIELFHELAAATKSDVIARKALFRAGESNYFARRWSAAERDLSAWLARWNDDPLAAYALVYLGDANLELDRLTDAEQNYRQAIERFPKGALAPDARLGLARVFVREQPSQEQHLAEARTFIADIARHGPSHLIDDAAVMQADMVYQAGDFAAAERAYADVVQRFARSSSVDRARLGQAQSLYQLHKYHTARQTLAEVPGTSTLSVDAQYWLGSILLAEGESEAAAATWLAALEKHTPHRLAPALCHGAAQALLAAGQRDAADKHFARVTRDWPNSAEACAAALARVNLALGRGDFAATKLLAEELRAAVNDPNLTAIADQLDVQILIQRHRPDEALARLQEIGESPSLPVSQWPARQLLAAHIWRPSDPSAAREIAADVAGHSAGALQAQALNLWAGACLDLGRWDEALAQLAACHKLLDADWAINTPDRATIDIQCCVALAYAGRLDEAERVWKSLEAMQVESARLTPAAEALAEAAQQTNQTDKAATWLAWLAAPERAPSARSKGLLGQAWQHYHAGKLDAARPLFIEAAKLGSAAQAAEAEFMLGYIAQQQTQHAAAIEHYLNVPIRDPASPRVPAALLAAARLEEQLEHSERAARLYEQLLNLSAAAAQHDTALYGLAWARRQAGDAKGADSALERLHVKFPDSQYWHDAVYRLAEHALQAGDEVRSSQLLGELLGANPSESVRRHAQYLLVQCAIRAGRWDEATEPLEQLAAQTADVQLARLARFWLAERSYRRGDIKAAASAFDTLAKEPAHDTSADMTALRRAQIAAQEKRWDDARELADRLLAERPDFEPRYELDYVRGRCLAAAAQFDEARTAFQQVVRSDQGARTETAAMAQWMIGETYFHQKNYESALREYLRVEILYAYPNWQAAALLEAGKCYTALGQSAQAVESYVRLLKHYPNTPYQADAARLLQSSQQPGEKR encoded by the coding sequence ATGCCTGCCAACCATCGCACGATCGCGATCGCGATTCTCGGCTGGCTGTTGGCCGCGCTGGCCCGCGCCGACGTGGCCGAGGATCAATACCGCGTGGCGGCCGGGCACTACGAGGCCCATCGCTGGCAGTTGGCCTGGACCGAGTTTCAAGACTTCAGCCAACAGTTCGCCGCGCACCGGCTGGCCGATGACGCCCGGTTCTTCACGGGCGAGTCCTTGGTGCAACTACGGCGCTGGGACGAAGCGATCGAGCTGTTTCACGAGTTGGCCGCCGCGACCAAAAGCGATGTGATTGCCCGCAAGGCGTTGTTCCGCGCCGGCGAATCGAACTACTTTGCCCGCCGCTGGTCGGCCGCCGAACGCGATCTGTCGGCCTGGCTGGCACGCTGGAATGACGACCCGCTGGCGGCTTACGCCCTGGTCTATCTGGGAGACGCCAATCTCGAACTCGACCGGCTAACGGACGCCGAGCAAAATTATCGCCAGGCCATTGAGCGCTTTCCCAAGGGGGCGCTGGCACCTGACGCTCGTTTGGGACTGGCGCGAGTCTTTGTACGCGAGCAGCCATCGCAAGAGCAGCATTTGGCCGAGGCTCGGACGTTCATCGCCGACATTGCCAGGCATGGTCCGTCCCACTTAATCGACGACGCCGCGGTGATGCAGGCCGACATGGTTTACCAGGCGGGGGACTTTGCCGCGGCCGAGCGCGCTTACGCCGACGTGGTGCAACGCTTCGCGCGCAGCTCGAGCGTCGATCGCGCCCGGCTGGGTCAGGCCCAATCGCTGTACCAGTTGCACAAGTACCACACCGCGCGTCAGACGCTGGCCGAGGTTCCCGGTACGTCCACGCTTTCGGTCGACGCACAATACTGGCTCGGTTCGATCCTGCTGGCTGAAGGGGAGTCCGAGGCCGCGGCAGCCACCTGGCTGGCCGCATTGGAAAAGCATACGCCACATCGTTTGGCGCCGGCTTTGTGCCACGGCGCGGCCCAGGCCTTATTGGCCGCTGGCCAGCGTGACGCCGCCGACAAGCACTTTGCCCGGGTCACTCGCGACTGGCCCAATAGCGCCGAAGCCTGCGCGGCGGCACTGGCTCGCGTGAACCTGGCCCTCGGCCGCGGCGACTTTGCCGCGACAAAACTGCTGGCCGAGGAATTGCGCGCCGCCGTTAACGATCCGAACCTGACGGCGATTGCCGATCAACTCGACGTGCAAATCCTGATTCAACGGCACCGGCCCGACGAAGCATTGGCTCGGTTGCAGGAGATCGGCGAGTCACCCTCGCTGCCGGTGTCACAGTGGCCGGCGAGGCAGCTTTTGGCCGCCCACATCTGGCGCCCATCCGATCCCTCGGCCGCGCGCGAAATCGCGGCCGACGTCGCCGGTCATTCGGCCGGCGCCCTGCAGGCCCAGGCGTTGAATCTGTGGGCCGGGGCTTGTTTGGACCTGGGACGCTGGGACGAGGCTCTGGCACAACTGGCGGCTTGCCACAAGCTGCTCGACGCCGACTGGGCGATCAACACTCCCGACCGCGCGACGATCGATATCCAGTGTTGTGTCGCGCTGGCTTACGCCGGCCGGCTTGACGAGGCCGAGCGGGTGTGGAAGTCGCTGGAGGCAATGCAAGTCGAAAGCGCGCGCCTGACGCCGGCCGCCGAGGCGCTGGCCGAAGCGGCTCAACAAACAAACCAAACCGACAAGGCCGCGACCTGGCTCGCCTGGCTGGCCGCTCCCGAGCGCGCGCCGAGTGCGCGAAGCAAGGGGCTATTGGGCCAGGCTTGGCAGCATTATCACGCCGGCAAGCTTGACGCAGCCCGGCCGTTGTTCATCGAAGCGGCCAAGCTTGGTTCGGCGGCTCAGGCGGCCGAAGCCGAGTTCATGCTCGGCTACATTGCCCAGCAGCAAACGCAACATGCGGCCGCGATTGAGCATTACCTGAACGTGCCGATTCGTGATCCGGCGAGTCCGCGGGTTCCGGCGGCCTTGCTGGCGGCGGCGCGACTGGAAGAACAACTCGAACACAGCGAGCGCGCGGCGCGACTCTATGAGCAATTGCTGAATCTGTCGGCGGCCGCCGCGCAGCATGACACGGCGCTGTATGGCCTGGCCTGGGCGCGTCGCCAGGCGGGAGATGCCAAGGGGGCCGACAGCGCGCTCGAACGACTGCACGTCAAGTTTCCCGACAGCCAATACTGGCACGATGCGGTCTACCGCCTGGCTGAGCACGCCTTGCAGGCCGGCGATGAAGTGCGCAGCTCGCAACTGCTGGGCGAGTTGCTGGGCGCGAACCCCAGCGAGTCGGTTCGCCGTCACGCGCAGTACCTCCTGGTACAGTGCGCCATTCGTGCTGGCCGCTGGGACGAGGCAACCGAGCCACTCGAACAACTAGCCGCTCAGACTGCCGATGTACAACTGGCACGTCTAGCCCGATTCTGGCTGGCCGAGCGTTCGTACCGCCGGGGAGATATCAAGGCTGCCGCGTCAGCCTTCGACACCTTGGCCAAAGAGCCGGCCCACGATACGTCGGCCGACATGACGGCGCTGCGTCGCGCGCAAATCGCCGCCCAGGAAAAGCGTTGGGACGACGCCCGCGAGCTGGCCGATCGTTTGCTGGCCGAGCGCCCGGACTTCGAGCCTCGTTACGAGTTGGATTACGTGCGCGGTCGCTGCCTGGCGGCGGCAGCCCAGTTCGACGAAGCCCGAACCGCCTTTCAGCAAGTAGTCCGTTCCGATCAGGGCGCGCGAACCGAGACGGCGGCCATGGCCCAATGGATGATCGGCGAGACTTATTTTCATCAGAAGAACTACGAGTCAGCGCTTCGCGAATACCTGCGCGTGGAAATCCTCTACGCCTACCCCAACTGGCAGGCTGCCGCCCTGCTCGAAGCCGGTAAATGTTACACCGCTCTGGGCCAATCGGCCCAGGCTGTCGAAAGCTATGTCCGCCTGTTGAAACACTACCCGAACACACCTTACCAGGCCGATGCGGCCCGGCTGCTGCAATCGAGCCAGCAACCCGGCGAGAAGCGTTAA
- a CDS encoding biopolymer transporter ExbD: protein MPLKTHVDEAPGLNLTSMLDVMFLLIIFFMAGTKFTELERKLGLRVPQVSDHAALSPAPEKKVVNVYRDGQIVIDRQPVTLDELTATLASARSQYHDLGVLVRGDGQGQFQNVAEVLNACKRAGISELAISVRLSQERR from the coding sequence ATGCCGCTGAAAACTCATGTCGACGAAGCGCCCGGCTTGAACCTGACGTCGATGCTCGACGTGATGTTCCTGCTGATCATCTTCTTTATGGCTGGCACCAAGTTCACCGAGTTGGAGCGGAAGCTCGGGCTGCGCGTGCCCCAGGTGAGCGACCATGCCGCGCTGTCGCCGGCCCCCGAAAAGAAAGTCGTCAACGTCTATCGCGATGGCCAGATCGTCATCGATCGTCAGCCGGTCACGCTCGACGAGTTGACGGCGACGCTGGCTTCGGCCCGTTCGCAATATCACGACCTGGGCGTGTTGGTGCGCGGCGATGGCCAGGGACAGTTCCAGAACGTGGCCGAAGTGCTCAACGCCTGCAAGCGGGCGGGGATTTCCGAGCTGGCGATTTCGGTTCGACTGAGCCAGGAACGACGTTAA
- a CDS encoding nucleoside hydrolase: MRRKVILDIDPHVDGALALTVALTDPRLDVVAVTAVAGSLSAEQATRNVVALVEQLDPPRWPRIGAASEPEAAPAARLLSAQYGPDGLGGANLAVADLHHRHPAEKVITEEIRRAPDEVSLVCLGPLTNVWQALRRDTTLAAMIDRAVVGGGALAAPGNVTPAAEFNIFFDPVAARDLFHARLTKLLVPRDVTTRVPFGLDRLDQLPDLTTNLGRVLRNLLPVAFRAYRQDQGMESIWLPGVVALWALIEPERFTFERMAGDVELHGELTRGMTVFDRRPQREWRVNFDVATEVDATGLLDSLVRQLNAVA, encoded by the coding sequence ATGCGAAGGAAGGTGATTCTCGATATCGACCCCCACGTCGACGGCGCGCTGGCGCTGACCGTGGCGCTGACCGATCCGCGCTTGGACGTCGTGGCCGTGACGGCCGTGGCGGGAAGTCTTTCCGCCGAGCAAGCGACCCGCAATGTAGTGGCGCTGGTCGAACAGTTGGATCCCCCCCGCTGGCCGCGCATCGGCGCCGCCAGCGAACCGGAAGCCGCGCCGGCTGCTCGCTTGCTAAGCGCTCAGTACGGGCCCGATGGACTCGGTGGCGCGAACCTGGCGGTGGCCGACTTGCATCATCGGCACCCGGCCGAAAAGGTGATCACCGAGGAGATTCGCCGCGCGCCGGACGAAGTGTCGCTGGTCTGCTTGGGGCCGCTAACCAATGTGTGGCAAGCGCTGCGCCGCGATACCACGCTGGCCGCCATGATCGACCGGGCCGTCGTTGGCGGCGGTGCCTTGGCCGCGCCGGGAAACGTGACACCGGCTGCCGAGTTCAATATTTTCTTCGATCCCGTCGCGGCCCGCGATCTGTTCCACGCTCGGCTGACCAAGCTGCTGGTGCCGCGCGACGTGACCACGCGCGTGCCGTTTGGGCTCGACCGCCTGGACCAACTGCCCGACTTGACGACGAACTTGGGACGTGTGCTGCGCAATCTGCTCCCCGTGGCGTTTCGCGCCTATCGGCAAGACCAGGGGATGGAGAGCATCTGGCTGCCCGGGGTGGTGGCGCTGTGGGCACTGATTGAGCCCGAGCGGTTCACCTTTGAGCGAATGGCGGGCGATGTTGAATTGCACGGCGAGCTGACCCGCGGCATGACGGTCTTTGATCGCCGGCCCCAGCGCGAATGGCGGGTGAACTTTGACGTCGCCACCGAAGTCGACGCCACCGGGCTGCTGGACTCGCTGGTGCGGCAACTAAACGCCGTGGCTTAA
- a CDS encoding trypsin-like peptidase domain-containing protein — protein sequence MVGLPRVVVQAIARPAVFAAALAASLLASAKSPAQAIPATPVAEPNTTLTPQQREAMFAKLAKEVDEFERQQNILKTVVKLVSPNVVHIDAEVREAPNRSYQRTLQETGSGVIIELKGSFYVLTNRHVVRNAKLENIVIRFDDGRSAHPTKVWTDADTDIGVLAIEFKSLIPARIGNSDILEIGDTVVAVGSPFGLSHSVTTGIISAKGRRDLELGEGGVRFQDFIQTDAAINPGNSGGPLLNLRGELVGINTAIASSSGHFEGIGFSIPVNMAMIVARQLTEHGVVSRAYLGVRLDSKFNANDAAKIGLPRLQGARLLRIEPGSPAEAVGLQEGDVIMTFNGIRVESDTHLVNLVGLTAVGTEVPIAVFRDRKQLNMKVRVGNANPQ from the coding sequence ATGGTTGGGCTTCCCCGTGTCGTGGTTCAAGCGATTGCGCGCCCGGCGGTCTTTGCCGCGGCCCTGGCCGCCTCGCTGTTGGCCAGCGCCAAGTCGCCGGCTCAGGCGATCCCGGCCACACCGGTCGCCGAACCCAACACAACCCTCACGCCGCAACAGCGCGAGGCCATGTTCGCCAAGCTAGCCAAGGAAGTCGATGAGTTCGAGCGGCAGCAGAACATCCTCAAGACGGTCGTCAAGCTCGTGTCACCTAACGTCGTGCATATCGACGCCGAAGTCCGCGAGGCCCCCAACCGATCGTACCAGCGGACCCTCCAGGAGACTGGCTCGGGCGTGATCATTGAACTCAAGGGAAGCTTCTACGTGCTGACCAATCGGCACGTGGTCCGCAACGCCAAGCTCGAAAACATTGTCATCCGCTTCGACGATGGCCGCTCGGCTCACCCGACCAAGGTTTGGACCGACGCCGACACCGACATTGGCGTGCTGGCGATCGAGTTCAAGAGCCTGATCCCCGCGCGCATCGGCAACAGCGACATCCTGGAAATTGGCGACACCGTCGTCGCCGTTGGCAGCCCGTTCGGCCTCAGCCATTCGGTCACCACCGGGATCATCAGCGCCAAAGGCCGCCGCGACCTTGAACTAGGCGAAGGGGGCGTCCGATTCCAGGATTTCATTCAGACCGACGCCGCGATCAACCCTGGAAATAGCGGCGGGCCGCTGTTGAATCTGCGCGGCGAGTTGGTGGGCATCAATACCGCCATCGCCAGCAGCTCGGGCCATTTCGAGGGAATCGGCTTCTCGATCCCCGTGAACATGGCCATGATCGTGGCCCGGCAATTGACCGAACACGGCGTCGTCTCGCGGGCTTACCTGGGCGTGCGACTCGATTCCAAGTTCAACGCCAACGACGCCGCCAAGATCGGCCTGCCGCGACTGCAAGGGGCTCGGTTGCTGCGGATCGAGCCAGGTTCCCCGGCCGAGGCCGTCGGTCTGCAAGAAGGGGACGTGATTATGACGTTCAACGGCATCCGCGTGGAAAGCGACACTCACCTGGTCAACCTGGTCGGGCTGACGGCGGTGGGCACCGAAGTGCCGATCGCCGTCTTTCGCGATCGGAAGCAGTTGAACATGAAGGTCCGTGTCGGCAACGCGAACCCCCAATAG
- a CDS encoding TraR/DksA family transcriptional regulator, with translation MARKDAIMNMREILLMRRDALRQALAGDLSLLNQLREQTAGDVIDFALDCAQDEINSQLAEVESRELAYIENALERMRTGQYGVCEGCSTKIPVARLNALPYATTCIKCQREAEERGESDQDGRDWGRVSDGGGDNDVSVNDLEIDVS, from the coding sequence ATGGCACGCAAAGACGCGATCATGAACATGCGCGAAATCCTGCTAATGCGCCGCGATGCGCTGCGACAAGCTTTGGCCGGCGACCTTAGCCTGCTCAACCAGTTGCGCGAGCAAACCGCTGGCGACGTGATCGACTTCGCGCTTGACTGTGCCCAGGACGAAATCAACTCGCAGCTCGCCGAAGTGGAAAGCCGCGAATTGGCCTACATCGAAAACGCGCTCGAGCGGATGCGCACGGGCCAATATGGCGTCTGCGAAGGCTGCTCGACCAAGATTCCGGTGGCGCGGCTCAACGCGCTGCCCTATGCCACGACCTGCATCAAGTGCCAGCGCGAAGCCGAAGAGCGCGGCGAATCGGACCAGGACGGTCGCGACTGGGGCCGTGTTTCGGACGGCGGTGGCGACAACGATGTCTCGGTCAACGACCTGGAAATCGATGTGTCGTAA
- a CDS encoding bifunctional 2-keto-4-hydroxyglutarate aldolase/2-keto-3-deoxy-6-phosphogluconate aldolase encodes MSKPTILDRLLESGIVAILRAPDGNKLADVAEALYAGGVTGIEVTFTVPQAHRVLEQVASRLGDKITLGAGTVLDTETARIAILSGAQFIVTPVVRPEVITMCRRYDKPIMPGAMTPTEILTAWEAGADVVKVFPCDSLGPSYVKNIRGPLPQVRLMPTGGVTLENIGAFIKAGACAVGVGSSMVEADAIARGDFKRIETVAREYVDAVRSARG; translated from the coding sequence ATGTCCAAGCCAACTATCCTCGATCGGCTGCTCGAATCGGGCATTGTCGCCATTCTGCGAGCGCCCGACGGAAACAAGCTGGCCGACGTGGCCGAGGCGCTGTACGCCGGCGGCGTGACGGGTATCGAAGTCACCTTCACCGTGCCACAGGCGCACCGCGTGCTCGAGCAAGTCGCAAGCCGACTTGGAGATAAAATTACGCTTGGCGCCGGCACGGTGCTCGATACCGAAACGGCGCGGATCGCGATCCTGTCAGGGGCACAGTTCATCGTCACGCCGGTCGTCCGTCCCGAAGTGATTACCATGTGTCGTCGCTACGACAAGCCGATCATGCCCGGCGCGATGACTCCGACCGAGATCCTGACCGCCTGGGAAGCCGGGGCCGACGTGGTGAAAGTCTTCCCGTGCGATAGCCTGGGACCAAGTTACGTCAAAAACATCCGCGGACCATTGCCCCAGGTGCGACTGATGCCGACCGGCGGCGTGACGCTGGAAAACATCGGGGCGTTCATCAAGGCGGGGGCCTGTGCCGTGGGGGTCGGCTCGTCGATGGTCGAGGCCGACGCGATCGCCCGGGGGGATTTCAAGCGGATCGAAACGGTGGCCCGCGAGTACGTGGACGCGGTTCGCAGCGCCCGGGGCTAA
- the trpD gene encoding anthranilate phosphoribosyltransferase — translation MTVNSRQILDRVNAGGHLSQAETADVIDSIMRGQWQPEAIGALLLGLRQNGETAEEVTGAAEAMRRHMTPLESRFRNLVDTCGTGGDGSATFNISTAAALVTAAAGQPVAKHGNRRVTSRSGSADVLQQLGLNIEAGVAEVEGLLNELGICFCFAPLYHGAMKQVGAVRQSLGVPTIFNILGPLANPARAPFQVVGVGREALRPLVAHALRKLGTQRSLVVRGEDGLDEVTCSGTTRVSDVTPEGIKEFVWQPADFGLTASPLDALRVDGPEASAAMIDRVLRGERGAPRDVVVLNSAAALWVTGAERSLPAAAERAAAAIDTGAAHALLTRLANRSHGR, via the coding sequence ATGACCGTCAATTCACGGCAGATTTTAGATCGCGTCAACGCGGGAGGGCACCTTTCCCAGGCCGAAACGGCCGACGTGATCGACTCGATCATGCGTGGCCAGTGGCAGCCCGAGGCGATTGGCGCGTTGCTGCTGGGCCTGCGCCAAAATGGCGAGACGGCCGAGGAAGTGACCGGCGCGGCCGAGGCGATGCGCCGACACATGACCCCGCTGGAGTCGCGATTTCGCAACCTGGTCGATACTTGTGGCACGGGTGGCGATGGCTCGGCCACGTTCAACATCAGCACCGCCGCCGCCCTGGTCACCGCCGCCGCCGGCCAGCCGGTGGCCAAGCACGGCAACCGTCGCGTCACCAGCCGTAGCGGCTCGGCCGACGTGCTACAGCAATTGGGCCTGAACATCGAGGCCGGTGTGGCCGAGGTCGAGGGACTGTTAAACGAACTGGGCATTTGTTTCTGCTTTGCCCCGCTTTACCACGGCGCCATGAAGCAGGTGGGAGCGGTGCGCCAGAGTCTGGGCGTGCCGACGATCTTTAACATCCTGGGACCGCTGGCCAATCCAGCCCGGGCGCCGTTTCAGGTCGTGGGCGTGGGGCGCGAGGCATTGCGCCCGCTGGTGGCCCATGCGCTACGGAAGCTGGGCACGCAGCGGTCCCTGGTCGTCCGAGGCGAGGACGGGCTCGACGAGGTAACTTGCTCGGGCACGACCCGCGTTTCTGATGTTACGCCCGAGGGAATCAAGGAATTCGTCTGGCAGCCAGCCGATTTCGGCCTGACCGCCAGTCCGCTCGACGCCCTGCGCGTTGATGGACCGGAAGCCAGCGCGGCCATGATCGACCGTGTGCTGCGTGGTGAACGCGGCGCGCCGCGCGATGTGGTGGTGCTGAACTCGGCGGCGGCCCTGTGGGTGACTGGGGCCGAGCGGAGCTTGCCGGCCGCGGCTGAACGCGCCGCGGCGGCCATCGACACCGGCGCGGCCCACGCCTTGTTGACGCGGCTGGCCAACCGCTCGCATGGACGTTAA
- a CDS encoding sugar phosphate isomerase/epimerase → MADKTGVILSGLADEAANQKTAVQQFAAFAALGLQYYSLRWIDVGEGIKNVMQLTTKEITQLRHLEDEYGLNVASIASPIGKIKLVDKEDGTKNTFVPFKKYLAKDVKRVCELSHAFETKLIRGFSFYPPKNEDPWKYVEQAADYLGQIAEVCHRSDLTFGLEIEANLVGQTAELLVALQKKVNHPAMVMIFDAANVLCQGYTTAQTFEQYTLLKPYIGWLHIKDYKHPKPPERVGHVDEDAIKNFVPADRGHAGHELILRDFAELVPKLHAKLHRRGIPGVFLDLEPHVKGGGQFGGFSGPDGFGVALRGLCRVLDFVGLDYHLRDFGDIQDARGF, encoded by the coding sequence ATGGCTGACAAGACCGGCGTGATCCTCAGCGGCCTGGCCGACGAAGCGGCAAACCAGAAAACGGCCGTGCAACAGTTCGCAGCCTTTGCCGCGCTGGGGTTGCAATACTACAGCTTGCGCTGGATCGACGTCGGCGAAGGCATCAAGAACGTGATGCAACTGACGACCAAGGAAATCACGCAGCTCCGCCACCTGGAAGATGAGTACGGCCTGAACGTGGCGTCGATCGCTTCGCCGATCGGCAAGATCAAGCTCGTCGACAAGGAAGATGGCACCAAGAACACGTTCGTGCCGTTCAAGAAGTATCTGGCCAAGGACGTCAAGCGCGTGTGCGAGTTGTCGCACGCCTTTGAGACGAAATTGATCCGCGGCTTTTCGTTCTATCCACCTAAGAATGAAGATCCCTGGAAGTACGTCGAGCAAGCGGCCGACTATCTGGGACAAATTGCCGAAGTCTGCCATCGTAGCGACCTGACCTTTGGTTTGGAAATCGAAGCCAACCTGGTCGGGCAGACCGCCGAGTTGCTCGTGGCGCTGCAAAAGAAGGTGAACCATCCGGCGATGGTGATGATCTTCGATGCGGCTAATGTCCTGTGCCAGGGCTACACCACGGCCCAGACATTTGAACAGTACACGTTGCTCAAGCCGTATATTGGCTGGCTGCACATCAAGGACTACAAACACCCCAAGCCGCCGGAGCGCGTGGGGCACGTCGACGAGGACGCGATCAAGAACTTTGTGCCGGCCGACCGTGGGCACGCAGGCCACGAGTTGATCTTGCGCGACTTTGCCGAGCTGGTTCCCAAGCTGCACGCCAAACTGCATCGCCGCGGGATTCCCGGCGTGTTCCTGGACTTGGAGCCACACGTCAAGGGTGGCGGCCAGTTCGGCGGCTTCAGCGGCCCCGATGGTTTTGGCGTGGCGCTGCGCGGTCTGTGCCGGGTGCTCGACTTTGTCGGCCTGGACTACCACCTGCGCGATTTCGGCGACATTCAGGACGCGCGCGGGTTCTAG